The DNA region CGACTACGGCCTGTTACAGGAAGGTGATACCACCTGGTTGTGTAAAGGCGTAGAGAAGTTACTCGACAGTTCAGAGATGAAGCTTTGCGGACAACATAATCAGACGAATGCTCTGGCGGCACTGGCGCTGGGTGAGCAGGTCGGGATTCCCCTGAGTGCCATGTTGTCAGTCTTAAAACGTTTTACCGGTTTGGTGCATCGCTGTGAATGGGTTGCAGAGCAGAATGGTGTGGTCTGGATTAATGACTCCAAGGCAACCAATGTGGGGGCGACGGTTGCAGCCATTGTAGGACTTGGCGGTACCACCAGGGGAAAGCTGGTTCTGATTGCTGGCGGTGACGGTAAAGGCGCAGACTTTTCTGAGCTGAGACAGCCTGTCAGCCGGTTTGTCAGAAAGCTGGTGTTGATGGGGCGTGATGCGGCTGCTATTGAACAGGCGGTGGGTGATACAGTGCCGTCTGAGTACGCACAGAGTCTTGATGAAGCGATTGAGACGGCAGCCAGAGTCAGCCAGCCTGGCGATATCGTGCTGCTGGCACCCGCCTGCGCCAGCTTTGATATGTTTACCAGTTTTGAGCAGCGTGGCGACCTGTTTCGTCACCGGGTGGTCGAGTTTCTTGGCTCTCTGTCGGAAAGCGGGGAGCCAGTATGACAATCCATCAGAAGCTGCTTCAGGAGTTCAACAATAAAGGCACCAGGCCAAGCCTGATTGATCTGCCTTTGCTGGGTGCCATATTAGCGCTTCTGGTGGTTGGTCTGGTGATGGTCAGTTCGGCTTCCATGAGTGAATCCGACAGTATTTACAACAATTCGATGTACATCCTGTTCAAGCAGTGCCTGTTTGTCGGGGCTGGTCTGTTTTGCATGTTGTTTATGCTGCTGATACCAGTCAGAAAGATAGAACAGTACAGTTGGGCTTCTCTGTTTACAGGTATTTCACTGTTGGTACTGGTGTTGATTGTCGGGCGTGAAATAAACGGCAGTGTGCGCTGGATACCTCTGGGAATATTTAATTTGCAGGCGTCGGAAGCCGCTAAGTTGTGCATTGTCGTTTATCTGGCGGCTTATCTGGTGCGGCGCCTGGATGAAGTCAGAACCCAGTGGCGAGGTTTTTTAAAGCCTTTGCTGATACTGATCGCCTCGGCTGTTTTGCTACTACTGGAGCCGGATCTTGGTGCGGTTGTCGTACTGATGACAGCCTCCATGGGCATGATCTTTATGGCGGGTGCTCGCAAGTTCCAGTTTACGGTTCTGATCCTTCTGCTGGGGCTGGCCGTTGGCCTGCTGATCTGGATAGAGCCTTACCGGATGGCTCGCCTGACCTCTTACCTTGACCCCTGGGGTAACGCTTTTGGCAGCGGGTACCAGTTAACACAGGCACTGATTGCTTTTGGTCGTGGTGAATGGTTCGGTGTTGGTCTGGGTAACAGTATTCAGAAGTTGTTTTACCTGCCGGAAGCGCACACTGATTTTGTGTTTGCTGTCCTTGCTGAAGAGTTTGGCGTTTTCGGCAGTACGGTGGTTGTACTGCTTTTCCTGTTTATTTCCTGGCGGATTTTACAGATTGGTTTCCGTTGTGAACAGAAAGATCTGCTGTTCCATGGCTATGTCGCTTATGGGTTTGCCCTGTTGTTCGGTGGCCAGGCGCTGATCAATATCGGTGTAAACACCGGGCTGCTCCCAACCAAGGGGTTGGCGTTGCCGTTAATCAGTTATGGAGGCAGTAGTCTGTTGATTAACTGTCTGGCGTTTGGATTGTTGTTACGAATTGATTATGAGCGACGCTTGTTCAATGTTAAAGACAAACCTGCGGAACAGCGCAGGCGGTCAGTCAGCCGGGGAGAGCGCCATGTCTGAGCATTCCTCTGCGGTAAAAAAGCCAACCATTGTCGTGATGGCAGGTGGTACGGGGGGGCATATATTCCCGGCCCTGGCAACAGCGCAGGAGTTGAAGAAAAGAGGTTTTGCTATCCACTGGCTGGGAACGCCGGGCAGTATGGAGGCAGAGCTGGTACCAAAGTATGGCTTTGATATCAGCTTCCTGCCGGTCACCGGGCTGCGGGGAAAGGGGCTTAGCTTCCTGCTGAAAGCCCCCTGGCGAATCTCTGTCTCCCTGCTGCGTGCGGTCAGGGCATTGCGACAGCATAATCCGGTCTGTGTGCTGGGTATGGGTGGATATGTAACGGGGCCTGGGGGTCTTGCTGCCCGTTTGTTGGGTGTGCCGTTGGTGATCCATGAGCAGAATGCTATTGCCGGACTGACCAATAAAGTACTGGCCCGTATTTCCAGTCGGGTGCTGGAAGCGTTTCCGGGTACCTTCCAGAAGGCGGGTATGAGTTCCGGAAAAGTGTTTCACACTGGCAACCCTGTCAGGAACGATATCCAGAGTGCTGTACAGAAACTGGAGCAGCGTGGTGAAGCGCCCGTTCGGTTGCTGGTGGTGGGTGGCAGCCGTGGTGCGCAGGTGTTCAACCAGACGGTGCCTGCCGCTCTCTCATCGCTGAAAGAGTCGCTGAAAGAATCGCTGAAAAAGAGTCCACAGGATGCCACTGAACAACCGCTTCAGGTCTGGCATCAGACGGGCAAGGGAAACCTTGATGCAACACGGCAGTTGTATCATGACCACGGTGTTGATGGCCGCGTTGAAGAATTTATCGATGATATGGCAGAAGCCTACGACTGGGCTGACCTGATCCTTTGTCGGTCAGGCGCGTTAACGGTGTCTGAGCTGGCTGTCGCCGGACGCCCTTCGATACTCGTACCCTATCCCTGGGCGGTTGATGATCATCAGACCGCCAATGGGCATTATCTGGTTGAACAGAGTGCAGCTCTGATGATCCAGCAAAACGAATTTAACCAAGGCAGTTTGGCCCGAATGTTACAGGAATTAATTGAAAATCGTTCACGGCTTGAGCAGATGGGGGCGGCCGCCCGCTCTATTGCCCTGCCAGAGTCCACCCGGCAGGTGGCAGAACACTGCCTGGAGGTGGCTGATGTCTGATAATCGAATGTTTCCGGTGACTCCGGTGCCGGAAATGCGTCGCATCCGTCGCATTCATTTTGTCGGTATAGGTGGTACCGGAATGTGCGGTATTGCTGAAGTTCTGTGCAATCAGGGTTATGAAATATCCGGGTCGGACATTCGGCAGTCACCGGTAACCCGTCGTCTGGAAGGGCAGGGTATCAAGGTGTTCATTGGGCATGATGCAGGTCATGTCCATGGTGCGGATGTAGTGGTAACGTCAACAGCAGTCGCCGGTGAAAACCCTGAGGTGATTGAAGCGAGGGTATTGCGCCTGCCAGTAGTTCCCAGGGCGGAGATGCTGGCTGAACTGATGCGTTACCGTCACGGTATTGCCGTAGCCGGTACTCACGGTAAAACAACAACAACCAGTTTGCTGGCATCGGTATTTGGTTATGCAGACCTTGACCCGACCTTTGTGATTGGCGGTCGTCTGAATTCTGCGGGTACCAACGCCAAACTGGGGGGGAGCCGGTATCTGATTGCTGAAGCTGATGAGTCGGACGCTTCGTTTTTGCATCTGCAGCCCATGGTGTCCATTGTGACCAATATCGATGCAGATCATATGGAAACCTATGAAGGTGACTTTGGTAAATTAAAGAAAACCTTTGTGGACTTTCTGCACAACCTGCCTTTTTACGGGTTGGCTGTCGTATGTATCGATTGTCCTGTGGTGCGTGAACTGTTACCGTCGATCAAACGACAGATTATCACTTATGGTGTGAGCGAAGAGGCTGATATTCGAGCTGTTAATATCCGTCAGGAAGGCATGAAAACCCGGTTTGACCTGGTGCGTCGTCAGTCGGGTGAAACGGTTGAGATGGAACTGAACATTCCGGGACATCACAATGTTCTCAATGCCCTGGCAACCTTTGCAGTGGCATCCGATGAAGGTATTGATGACACAGCTATTCGTGAAGGGTTACGACAGTTTCAGGGTGTGGGCCGACGCTTTCAGGTGCAGGGGCATTATCGCCACATTAATAATGAAGGTGATGCTGGCGACATCATGCTGGTTGACGACTATGGCCATCACCCGACAGAAGTAGCGGCAACCGTTAGCGCGATTCGCAACGGCTGGGATGATAAACGACTGGTTATGTTGTATCAGCCTCATCGTTATTCACGTACGCGTGATTTGTATGAAGACTTTGTTGATGTGCTGTCCAGGGTGGATGTTCTGTTACTGATGGAAGTCTATGCGGCGGGTGAAGAGCCTGTCCTAGGAGCAGACAGTCGCAGTTTGTGTCGCAGTATTCGTCAGCGGGGGCAGTTGGACCCGATTTTTGTTTCTGACCCTGATGCGCTTGACGATATTCTGTCCGGCGTATTGCGCGATGGCGATCTGTTGTTAACTCAGGGAGCGGGTGATATTGGCGCGCTGTCCCTGAAGCTTAGTGAGAAATTAGGAGAGCCGGTGTAAATTCACCGGCGATAAGTGAAAATGAAGTCCATGCCACAAGCAGGTCTTACAGGAATGAGTGAATCCAATACCAGCGCACAGGCTGGCCAGAATCGAGATCAGTTTGATCCCCGGGCATTTGGTAAAGTGGCTGTCCTTCTCGGCGGCACATCAGCCGAAAGGGAAGTTAGCCTGGTGACCGGCGACCGGATTTATGCGGCACTGGTTCGCAATGGTGTGGATTGCAGGATGATTGACCCGGCTGATGACCTGATGGGTCAGCTGGAAGCCTGGCAGCCGGATCGTGCATTTATTGCCCTGCACGGTCGTGGCGGGGAAGATGGTACGATTCAGGGGTTGCTGGAGTCCATGGGTATTCCCTATCAGGGTAGTGGTGTTCTGGCATCGGCTCTGGCGATGGATAAATACCGCACCAAACTGTTGTGGCAGGCGGTGGGGCTGCCTACCCCGGATTTTCGTCTGGTAGAAACCCCGGACACGCTTGAGTACTGTGCCGATATGCTGCCGGTATTTGTTAAACCCAGCCTTGAAGGTTCCAGTGTGGGTGTGGCCAGGGTGGATCGTGAACCGGATCTTCTGCCTGCTTTTGAAAAAGCATCCAAACATAACAGTTCGGTTCTGGTTGAGCAGTTTATTGATGGGCCTGAATACACTGTAGCGATACTTAACGGTGAAGCCTTGCCGGTGATTCGAATTGAAGCCCAGAATGAGTTTTATGACTATGAGGCGAAGTATTTATCTGATGATACCGGTTATCGTCTGCCTTCCGGCCTTAGTAAAACCCGGGAACAGGAAATGCAGGCGATCGCCCTGACGGCGTTTGAGACCATTGGTTGCTCAGGCTGGGGACGTGTGGACTTTATGGAAGACCAGCGTGGACGTTTCTGGTTGCTGGAAGTGAATACTATTCCCGGGATGACTGAACACAGTCTGGTGCCTATGGCCGCAAAGGCGGTAGGGCTGGACTTTGATGCGCTGGTTCTGGAGGTGCTGAAGTCATCGTTGTCAGATAATGTACTATCAGACAACGGTCCGTTAACGATGGATGATCAGGAAAGGGAAAGCCAGATTGTTGCTGAAGCGGAAGCCGACCCAGTCTGAGCGTTCAGGCAGTCAGGTGGCGGTCAGTCGGGTAGATAGTGTTCAGGTAAGAAGAAGGCGGCAGCCGCCTTCTTCCGGACGAGTCCGGACTTTCCTGTCCACTCACTCGCGCACCGGGTGGCAGATTGCCCGGATGACGACCGGTGTTGTCTTTCTGGGGGCGGTGCTGTGGGTATGGCCTTCGCTGATGAACTGGTTGAACCGGCCGATAGCACGTGTGGAGATTCATGCGGGTTTTGAGTCTCTTAACCGGGTGAAGGTGGAAGCAGAGCTGGAACCGTTTCTGGTCAATCGTTTCTTTCATCTTGATCTGGAAGCGATGCGTCAGGCACTGTTGCAGATGCCCTGGGTGCGGGAAGCCAGCCTCAGGCGACGCTGGCCGGATCGGCTTGAGGTTTCCCTGCAGGAGCGTCAGGCTGTTGCCCGATGGAAGCAGGATAAGTTAATTACCGGTGAGGGTGTAGTGTTTGCACCTGCATCGGTGAGCGAATTCAAGTCGTTGCCGCTGTTATCCGGGTCGGATGATGAGGCACTTGAGGTTATGCAGCAATATCTGTCTATCAGTCAGTTATTGCGACCAATGGGGTTGTCGGTGAGCGAGCTGCAACTGGGTTCGGCGGGTTCGTGGCGATTCAAGGTTGATCACGTGACGGTTTATCTGGGTCGTGATCGGCGTATGGAACGGTTGCAGAGGTTTGTCCGTCTGTACCATGCAAGGCTGGACAGTCGCTGGAACGAGGTAGAGCGTGTGGATATGCGTTACCTCAATGGTGCGTCTGTCGCCTGGCAACAGAATTAGTGTAAAGGAAAAGCAGAAAGGGGCGGTGATGTCAGCGCGCTGACTGTTTGTGCTGACCATCTGTGCTGACTATCTGTGCTAATTACGAAAGTTATGCTGACTATGAAAGCTATTGCGGTTTAGGAAGATAAATGCCATGACATCGGCAGAGAACGGAAATTTGATCGTTGGGTTAGACATTGGCACCTCCAAGGTAGTAGCCATAGTCGGCGAGATTCTGGAAGATGGCGAACTGGAAGTGATTGGCATTGGTTCCCACGCTTCCAGAGGTTTGAAACGTGGTGTTGTCGTGAATATTGACTCCACCGTACACGCCATGAAGCGAGCCATTGAAGAAGCTGAATTGATGGCCGGTTGTCAGATCCATTCTGTTTATGCGGGAATTGCCGGTAACCATATCCGCAGTCTGAACTCCCACGGTATTGTGGCTATCAGGGAACGGGAAGTAACCAGAGCTGATATTGAACGGGTTATTGATGCTGCAAAAGCAGTAGCAATTCCTGCCGACCAGCGTATTCTTCATATTCTGCCACAGGAGTATGTCATTGATTCTCAGGATGGCGTCAAAGAGCCGCTGGGGATGTCTGGCGTTCGTCTGGAATCAAGGG from Endozoicomonas sp. NE40 includes:
- the murC gene encoding UDP-N-acetylmuramate--L-alanine ligase, giving the protein MSDNRMFPVTPVPEMRRIRRIHFVGIGGTGMCGIAEVLCNQGYEISGSDIRQSPVTRRLEGQGIKVFIGHDAGHVHGADVVVTSTAVAGENPEVIEARVLRLPVVPRAEMLAELMRYRHGIAVAGTHGKTTTTSLLASVFGYADLDPTFVIGGRLNSAGTNAKLGGSRYLIAEADESDASFLHLQPMVSIVTNIDADHMETYEGDFGKLKKTFVDFLHNLPFYGLAVVCIDCPVVRELLPSIKRQIITYGVSEEADIRAVNIRQEGMKTRFDLVRRQSGETVEMELNIPGHHNVLNALATFAVASDEGIDDTAIREGLRQFQGVGRRFQVQGHYRHINNEGDAGDIMLVDDYGHHPTEVAATVSAIRNGWDDKRLVMLYQPHRYSRTRDLYEDFVDVLSRVDVLLLMEVYAAGEEPVLGADSRSLCRSIRQRGQLDPIFVSDPDALDDILSGVLRDGDLLLTQGAGDIGALSLKLSEKLGEPV
- a CDS encoding cell division protein FtsQ/DivIB; this encodes MLLKRKPTQSERSGSQVAVSRVDSVQVRRRRQPPSSGRVRTFLSTHSRTGWQIARMTTGVVFLGAVLWVWPSLMNWLNRPIARVEIHAGFESLNRVKVEAELEPFLVNRFFHLDLEAMRQALLQMPWVREASLRRRWPDRLEVSLQERQAVARWKQDKLITGEGVVFAPASVSEFKSLPLLSGSDDEALEVMQQYLSISQLLRPMGLSVSELQLGSAGSWRFKVDHVTVYLGRDRRMERLQRFVRLYHARLDSRWNEVERVDMRYLNGASVAWQQN
- the ftsW gene encoding putative lipid II flippase FtsW, whose protein sequence is MTIHQKLLQEFNNKGTRPSLIDLPLLGAILALLVVGLVMVSSASMSESDSIYNNSMYILFKQCLFVGAGLFCMLFMLLIPVRKIEQYSWASLFTGISLLVLVLIVGREINGSVRWIPLGIFNLQASEAAKLCIVVYLAAYLVRRLDEVRTQWRGFLKPLLILIASAVLLLLEPDLGAVVVLMTASMGMIFMAGARKFQFTVLILLLGLAVGLLIWIEPYRMARLTSYLDPWGNAFGSGYQLTQALIAFGRGEWFGVGLGNSIQKLFYLPEAHTDFVFAVLAEEFGVFGSTVVVLLFLFISWRILQIGFRCEQKDLLFHGYVAYGFALLFGGQALINIGVNTGLLPTKGLALPLISYGGSSLLINCLAFGLLLRIDYERRLFNVKDKPAEQRRRSVSRGERHV
- the murG gene encoding undecaprenyldiphospho-muramoylpentapeptide beta-N-acetylglucosaminyltransferase, with amino-acid sequence MSEHSSAVKKPTIVVMAGGTGGHIFPALATAQELKKRGFAIHWLGTPGSMEAELVPKYGFDISFLPVTGLRGKGLSFLLKAPWRISVSLLRAVRALRQHNPVCVLGMGGYVTGPGGLAARLLGVPLVIHEQNAIAGLTNKVLARISSRVLEAFPGTFQKAGMSSGKVFHTGNPVRNDIQSAVQKLEQRGEAPVRLLVVGGSRGAQVFNQTVPAALSSLKESLKESLKKSPQDATEQPLQVWHQTGKGNLDATRQLYHDHGVDGRVEEFIDDMAEAYDWADLILCRSGALTVSELAVAGRPSILVPYPWAVDDHQTANGHYLVEQSAALMIQQNEFNQGSLARMLQELIENRSRLEQMGAAARSIALPESTRQVAEHCLEVADV
- a CDS encoding D-alanine--D-alanine ligase, with amino-acid sequence MSESNTSAQAGQNRDQFDPRAFGKVAVLLGGTSAEREVSLVTGDRIYAALVRNGVDCRMIDPADDLMGQLEAWQPDRAFIALHGRGGEDGTIQGLLESMGIPYQGSGVLASALAMDKYRTKLLWQAVGLPTPDFRLVETPDTLEYCADMLPVFVKPSLEGSSVGVARVDREPDLLPAFEKASKHNSSVLVEQFIDGPEYTVAILNGEALPVIRIEAQNEFYDYEAKYLSDDTGYRLPSGLSKTREQEMQAIALTAFETIGCSGWGRVDFMEDQRGRFWLLEVNTIPGMTEHSLVPMAAKAVGLDFDALVLEVLKSSLSDNVLSDNGPLTMDDQERESQIVAEAEADPV